In the Urocitellus parryii isolate mUroPar1 chromosome 10, mUroPar1.hap1, whole genome shotgun sequence genome, one interval contains:
- the Ucp1 gene encoding mitochondrial brown fat uncoupling protein 1 produces the protein MVSPTASDVHPTMAIKIVSAGVSACLADVITFPLDTAKVRLQIQGEFPVSSGITYKGVLGTITTLAKTEGPMKLYSGLPAGLQRQISFASLRIGLYDSVQEYFTSGNETPSLGSKISAGLTTGGVAVFIGQPTEVVKVRLQAQSHLHGLKPRYTGTYNAYRIIVTTESFRSLWKGTTPNLLRNVIINCTELVTYDLMKGALVRNKILADDVPCHLLSAFVAGFCTTLLSSPADVVKTRFINSPPGQYTSVPRCAMAMLHQEGPSAFFKGFLPSFLRLASWNLIMFVSFEQLKRELMKSRQTVDCAT, from the exons ATGGTGAGCCCCACAGCCTCCGACGTGCACCCGACCATGGCCATCAAGATCGTCTCAGCCGGAGTGTCAGCCTGCTTGGCGGATGTGATCACCTTCCCGCTGGACACCGCCAAAGTCCGGCTACAG ATCCAAGGCGAATTCCCAGTCTCCAGCGGTATTACGTATAAAGGTGTCCTGGGAACAATCACCACCCTAGCAAAAACCGAAGGGCCCATGAAACTGTACAGCGGGTTGCCTGCGGGATTGCAAAGGCAAATAAGCTTCGCCTCTCTTAGGATCGGCCTCTATGATTCTGTCCAGGAGTACTTCACCTCAGGGAATGAAA CACCCAGTTTGGGAAGCAAAATCTCAGCCGGACTCACAACTGGAGGAGTGGCAGTGTTCATTGGGCAGCCCACCGAGGTGGTGAAGGTCAGGCTCCAAGCACAGAGCCACCTACATGGTCTCAAACCTCGCTACACCGGGACCTACAACGCGTACAGAATTATAGTAACAACAGAGAGCTTCAGGAGTCTTTGGAAAG GGACTACTCCTAATCTGTTGAGAAACGTCATCATCAATTGCACAGAGTTGGTAACATATGACCTGATGAAGGGGGCTCTTGTGAGAAACAAAATCCTAGCAG ATGATGTCCCCTGCCACCTGCTGTCCGCTTTCGTCGCTGGATTTTGCACCACACTCCTGTCCTCGCCTGCTGATGTAGTGAAGACCAGATTTATTAACTCTCCGCCAGGGCAGTATACCAGCGTGCCCAGATGTGCAATGGCAATGCTCCACCAGGAAGGGCCGTCGGCATTTTTCAAAGG ATTTCTACCTTCCTTCCTGCGACTGGCATCCTGGAACCTCATTATGTTCGTGAGCTTTGAACAGCTGAAACGAGAATTGATGAAGTCCAGGCAGACAGTGGACTGCGCCACATGA